The DNA region CCGGCAAGGAAGTCAGGAGCAAGTTGATGTCGGCCTTCAACCAATGGCTCCGTATTCCCGAAGAGAAGCTAGAGGTCATCAAGCGCATTGTAATGCTTCTGCACAACGCATCCCTTCTGTATGTAACCCGTCTCGTTCCCAAGAACCCTGGGAACCGCTGACCGACCCCCTTCGTCCTGCAGACTAGACGACATCCAGGACTCCTCGACCCTCCGTCGTGGCCTGCCCGTATCGCACAGCATTTTCGGCATTGCTCAGaccatcaacgccgccaacTATGCCTTCTTCCTGGCGCAGCAGGAGATCCCCAAGCTGGAAGACCCTCGCGCGTTCGAAGTTTTTACCGAAGAGCTGCTCAACCTGCACCGCGGGCAGGGCATGGACATTTACTGGAGGGACGCCTCCATCTGcccgacggaggaggagtatTTCACCATGGTCTCCAACAAGACGGGAGGCCTGTTCAGGCTGGCGGTGAGGCTCATGCAGCTGGCAAGCGAAAGTGACCGGTGAGTGGTCTTTGGGGTTTCGGACCcttgaagggggggggaaggcgAAAGTGGACGATGCTGACACAGCCCGTGGCTCCTCTTCAAACAGAGACTACGTCCCTCTGGTGAACGTCATGGGTCTCATCTTCCAGGTGCGGGACGACTATCTCAACCTGCAGAGCACCGCCTACACCAAGAACAAGGGGTTCGGTGAGGACCTGACGGAGGGCAAGTTCTCGTTCCCCATCATCCACAGCATCCGCTCGAACCCGTCCAACATCCAGCTGTCCAGCATCCTCAAGCAGCGGACGACGGACGTCGACGTGAAGCTGTTCGCGGTCGCCTACATCGAGTCGACCGGCTCCTTTGAGCATTGCCGGAAGACGCTGGCGGAGCTGATGGCCCAGGCGAAGGCAATCATCGAGGGCATGGAGGGCGATTCTTCCGAGAGCTTGAGTGTGATGAACCAGATCTTGACGATGCTTGGGCTGGATGGAAACGAAGTACCTCGCTGAGGCGAGAAGTGTGTGGTTATCGATGCGGTATGGACGGCATTGTAGAGTATGAAATTGTGAATGACCATTGACGTTTAAATCTGACTGTCATCGGGCCTTGTGGTTCCCTTCCCTTGATACGAGTCATGTAGTAAGAAGTTGAATCGCTTACgaatcatcatcatcatcattatCATACGTGAAGTTTGAAAGGCTTCGTATGACACGGTAGCTAGAGTCAAGACCCTATGGACAAGCATGAGATGGTGTGAGCCTTTTATTTACGAGAATTACTATTATGAGATCCTAACTATTTACCACCATTGAAATAAACCGATTGGAAAGACAGGAATTTCTCTAGAATGGGGCTAAGATTGTTGGCGGTTTGTATTTGGGTAAGGATATCTGGCAATGATGAGATTCAGAGCAGCTAGGGGTTCTAGTACATCACAGATAATTAAAcagacgagaagaagggagagaCACATTTTTGAATTGATTACATCGTTAATATCACGTTGATCTATCAACCAACAATCCAAACACCAAGCTAAGCGCTGACCTCTATTCCATCGAGAGTCCCAGCGGCCCTATACGCCTCGGTATGCCTCGCGTAACTGTTCGGGCCCTCGCCCCAGCTGGCCATGCGAGCCTtggccatcatcttctcggGCGGGATCTTGTaggcgtcgccctcggcggtgaGGTACGACGGCGTGCAGTTCCCAA from Colletotrichum higginsianum IMI 349063 chromosome 4, whole genome shotgun sequence includes:
- a CDS encoding Polyprenyl synthetase; the encoded protein is MSPAEIIRPAAKVQLMDSKAHGNNHEEIIRAPLNYLLDLPGKEVRSKLMSAFNQWLRIPEEKLEVIKRIVMLLHNASLLLDDIQDSSTLRRGLPVSHSIFGIAQTINAANYAFFLAQQEIPKLEDPRAFEVFTEELLNLHRGQGMDIYWRDASICPTEEEYFTMVSNKTGGLFRLAVRLMQLASESDRDYVPLVNVMGLIFQVRDDYLNLQSTAYTKNKGFGEDLTEGKFSFPIIHSIRSNPSNIQLSSILKQRTTDVDVKLFAVAYIESTGSFEHCRKTLAELMAQAKAIIEGMEGDSSESLSVMNQILTMLGLDGNEVPR